The Penicillium oxalicum strain HP7-1 chromosome IV, whole genome shotgun sequence genome contains a region encoding:
- a CDS encoding putative tRNA-splicing endonuclease subunit tsp-4: MESAPSLPVPISYVSGRYLLFSIDVVTYLRREHNICGVLIGTLPQIPQQNVFLGLPLELMPEEARLLVDRGVAYIVDEAKAHDGMRSLLEEDRKAYLRDLESQGQLAARILADRKEQQREQSLKEIDEKKAKGLAAKAAKAARTAAEAEAVKSSPTAADREGVASLFTNNDDTASASRTTGTTTPAPLPVMAVTPTTSYPPLPHPAAAAPHLSTPEVPLSYPLFAHLHSLGYFLSPGLRFGCQYVAYPGDPLRFHSHFVAVSAEWDEEIDLMDIVNGGRLGTGVKKGFLLGGPQKRRDEVESEADRIETVRTFSIEWAGM; the protein is encoded by the coding sequence ATGGAGTCTGCACCCTCTCTTCCCGTTCCGATATCCTATGTATCCGGTAGAtaccttctcttctccatcgatGTTGTCACCTACCTTCGTCGCGAACACAACATCTGTGGCGTGCTGATTGGGACTCTTCCCCAAATCCCTCAACAAAATGTTTTCCTTGGCCTGCCACTGGAGTTGATGCCGGAAGAAGCTCGACTTTTGGTGGACAGAGGTGTAGCCTACATCGTAGATGAAGCCAAAGCGCACGACGGGATGCGATCCCTGCTAGAGGAAGACCGCAAGGCGTACCTCCGCGACCTAGAATCTCAAGGTCAACTCGCAGCGCGCATTCTTGCGGACCGAAAGGAGCAGCAGCGAGAACAGTCTTTGAAGGAGAtagatgagaagaaggccaaagGACTAGCCGCCAAGGCTGCAAAAGCAGCTCGGACGGCCGCTGAGGCTGAAGCAGTCAAGTCGTCTCCGACTGCAGCTGATCGGGAGGGAGTGGCCTCCTTGTTCACCAATAATGACGACACTGCTTCTGCATCTCGCACCACGGGGACGACAACACCGGCGCCCTTGCCGGTCATGGCCGTGACACCAACAACTTCATATCCACCACTTCCACACCCTGCCGCTGCTGCGCCTCATCTTTCCACTCCTGAGGTTCCTCTCTCATATCCGCTCTTCGCTCATCTTCATTCCTTGGGCTACTTCCTATCTCCCGGTCTGCGATTTGGCTGTCAGTATGTGGCATATCCGGGAGACCCTCTTCGCTTCCATTCCCACTTTGTGGCCGTCTCTGCCGAATGggatgaagagattgatTTGATGGACATTGTCAACGGTGGCCGTCTGGGCACAGGTGTAAAGAAGGGCTTTCTTCTGGGCGGACCGCAAAAGAGACGCGACGAGGTCGAGTCCGAAGCCGATCGCATCGAGACCGTGCGGACATTCAGTATTGAATGGGCGGGAATGTGA
- a CDS encoding Ras-like protein: MASKFLREYKLVVVGGGGVGKSCLTIQLIQSHFVDEYDPTIEDSYRKQCLIDDEVALLDVLDTAGQEEYSAMREQYMRTGEGFLLIYSITSRQSFEEIMTFQQQILRVKDKDYFPIIVVGNKCDLEKERVVSSEEGEALARQFGCKFIETSAKSRIHVEDAFYDLVREIRRYNKEMSSYPSGSGAFGARAPENKMEVSEPGESGGCCSKCVVM; encoded by the exons ATGGCCTCCAAG TTCCTTCGCGAATATAAGTTGGTAGtggttggtggtggtggtgtcggAAAGTCGTGTTTGACGATCCAGCTCATTCAAAGTCATTTCGTGGACGAGTACGATCCGACAATTGAAG ATTCCTACCGCAAGCAGTGCCTTATTGACGATGAGGTCGCTCTCCTGGACGTGCTCGATACGGCCGGTCAAGAAGAGTATTCCGCCATGCGGGAGCAGTACATGCGGACCGGCGAGggcttcctcctcatctacTCGATCACTTCGCGTCAATCATTCGAAGAAATCATGACCTTCCAGCAGCAGATCCTGCGTGTCAAGGACAAGGACTATTTCCCCATCATTGTCGTTGGTAACAAGTGTGATTTGGAAAAGGAGCGCGTCGTGTCCTCGGAAG AGGGCGAAGCTCTGGCTCGTCAATTCGGCTGCAAGTTTATCGAGACCTCCGCCAAGTCCCGCATTCACGTGGAAGACGCCTTCTACGACCTCGTCCGTGAGATTCGCCGATACAACAAGGAGATGTCTTCCTACCCCTCCGGTTCGGGCGCTTTCGGGGCCCGTGCCCCCGAGAACAAAATGGAAGTCAGCGAGCCTGGCGAGAGCGGCGGCTGCTGCTCCAAGTGCGTCGTCATGTAA
- a CDS encoding DNA-directed RNA polymerases I, II, and III subunit RPABC3 produces MSDPILFEDTFTINSINAQKYDRVSRLECENRDKSVTFTLDVNTELYPCAVGESVSMAIASTLSLDGKEDSRTSWRDVSNGEPSLADDYDYVCHGKVYRFAEGTEKDTMAVFASFGGLLLYLVGPYSKTNPLRIDHVYLLMKK; encoded by the exons ATGTCCGACCCCATCCTCTTCGAAGACACTTTCACGATCAACTCGATCAATGCCCAAAAATACGATCGCGTGTCGCGCTTGGAATGTGAGAACCGCGACAAATCTGTCACATTCACTCTCGATGTGAACACGGAGCTGTACCCTTGTGCCGTCGGCGAGTCAGTCTCCATGGCCATTGCCTCGACTCTCTCGCTCGATGGCAAGGAGGACAGCCGCACGAGCTGGCGGGACGTGAGCAACGGCGAGCCCAGCCTCGCTGACGACTACGACTATGTTTGCCATGGAAAGGTCTACCGTTTTGCGGAAGGTACGGAGAAGGACACCAT GGCCGTTTTCGCTTCTTTCGGTGGTCTCCTGCTCTACTTGGTTGGACCTTACAGCAAGACCAACCCTCTCCGCATTGACCACGTCTACCTGCTCATGAAGAAATAA